From Candidatus Neomarinimicrobiota bacterium, one genomic window encodes:
- a CDS encoding AAA family ATPase: MNGKIMVSEHVDYYPENFGIQRDPFEATPDPFFYYKSQNHATVLEWVTEAIDQRELGLVIGEQGSGKTVLARFLANSLDNKRYKICWISDPQITPLTFLKTICTSLLDIEPHNQKKEVQQQIKQGLIALFQRGIRPIVIVEDAHEIRQKAIFDEIRQLSNFQIGIQNLISIIMFGRPALDKRLKHQAYHIFLERLHFSIVLTPLGRKETKYYLLNRLQLAGLIASFPFAEDAVVRIWELSGGIPRSINQIASLSMARSAKAKLNEISIDQVNAVANDLFPRTNK; the protein is encoded by the coding sequence GTGAATGGTAAAATTATGGTAAGTGAACACGTGGACTATTATCCAGAAAACTTTGGGATTCAGCGAGACCCATTTGAAGCAACACCAGATCCTTTTTTCTATTACAAAAGCCAGAATCATGCAACCGTGCTTGAATGGGTAACGGAAGCAATTGACCAAAGGGAATTAGGACTGGTCATTGGTGAACAAGGTTCTGGAAAGACTGTGTTAGCAAGATTTCTGGCTAATTCTCTAGACAATAAGCGCTATAAAATATGTTGGATCTCTGATCCGCAAATAACACCCCTGACCTTCCTTAAAACGATCTGTACCAGCTTGCTTGACATTGAACCTCACAATCAGAAAAAGGAAGTTCAACAACAGATCAAGCAAGGTTTGATCGCATTATTCCAAAGGGGTATCCGGCCAATTGTGATTGTTGAGGATGCACATGAAATTCGCCAGAAAGCTATTTTTGATGAGATCAGGCAGCTTTCAAATTTTCAAATAGGGATTCAAAATTTAATATCAATAATAATGTTTGGGCGACCAGCTCTAGACAAGCGATTGAAACATCAAGCCTATCATATTTTTCTAGAACGGCTCCACTTCTCTATTGTTCTGACCCCTCTAGGCAGAAAGGAAACGAAGTATTATCTACTCAACCGCCTTCAATTGGCCGGTTTGATAGCCAGTTTCCCCTTTGCTGAAGATGCGGTGGTTCGGATATGGGAGTTATCAGGAGGTATCCCACGTTCCATCAATCAAATTGCTTCACTTAGTATGGCGCGGTCTGCAAAAGCCAAGCTGAATGAAATTTCTATTGATCAAGTAAATGCAGTTGCTAATGATCTATTTCCGAGAACGAATAAGTAG
- a CDS encoding HDOD domain-containing protein, with protein MEDRAKYYQDKIQSLVGLPTLPTIALEIQSIMREDKLSVIQTVPIIEQDPSLALKILKVANSAYYGMSRKVNSLRQAVVIIGMRELAGIVLGFSVLKSMTQPGAETSINWKKFWEHSVAVGHIAELLDEELGIHFSESPYSLGLLHDVGQLVLFRLDQSKFEEAYHLSLSERISMIQAEARVFGITHQQAGQWIAKRWGLSEYIQSVNGHHHDLAAIEDVELRIAGSLVQLANYIANNIRLNFGHRQLRTEDDTPEAWEMIQIRSTRARDSDFNTFLLDLEEHWSAVRDMVKLLNMGDVNEPKKQTK; from the coding sequence ATGGAAGACAGGGCAAAATATTATCAGGATAAGATCCAGTCATTGGTCGGGCTGCCAACTTTGCCGACCATTGCTCTGGAGATTCAGAGTATCATGCGTGAGGATAAGCTCTCTGTCATTCAAACTGTTCCTATTATTGAGCAAGACCCTTCTCTGGCCCTGAAAATTCTGAAAGTTGCAAATTCAGCCTATTACGGAATGTCGAGGAAAGTGAATTCTCTTCGTCAGGCAGTTGTGATTATTGGTATGCGCGAGTTAGCGGGAATTGTTCTCGGATTCTCGGTTCTGAAATCTATGACTCAACCTGGTGCAGAAACATCGATCAATTGGAAGAAGTTTTGGGAGCATAGTGTTGCTGTTGGACATATTGCAGAATTATTGGATGAAGAATTAGGGATCCACTTCAGTGAGAGTCCCTATTCACTGGGCTTACTACATGATGTTGGACAATTGGTGCTCTTTCGCCTGGACCAGAGTAAGTTTGAGGAGGCTTATCACCTGAGTCTTTCTGAAAGGATTTCCATGATTCAGGCAGAAGCCAGAGTTTTTGGAATAACCCATCAACAGGCCGGCCAGTGGATCGCAAAACGCTGGGGACTTAGTGAATATATTCAATCTGTTAATGGGCATCACCATGATTTGGCTGCTATTGAGGATGTGGAACTACGGATAGCTGGCTCTCTGGTTCAACTCGCGAATTATATTGCAAACAATATCAGATTGAATTTCGGCCATCGGCAACTCAGAACTGAAGATGATACACCGGAGGCTTGGGAAATGATCCAGATTCGATCGACCAGAGCGCGGGATAGTGATTTTAATACCTTCCTGCTTGATCTGGAAGAGCATTGGAGCGCCGTCAGAGATATGGTCAAATTATTGAATATGGGAGACGTGAATGAACCCAAAAAGCAAACAAAATGA
- a CDS encoding response regulator — MSDFKVLYVDDSHTMRRILKNSLNKVGFNDLIEAENGREALEKLLDVDVDLIVTDWNMPEMNGEKMVVELRGNPKYKDIPILMVTTRGMKEDVITAVKIGVNGYMVKPFTPEILKKKINDILSK, encoded by the coding sequence ATGAGTGATTTTAAAGTATTGTACGTGGATGATTCGCACACCATGCGGCGTATCCTCAAGAATTCACTAAACAAAGTTGGCTTTAATGATTTGATCGAAGCCGAAAACGGAAGAGAAGCGCTTGAAAAATTATTAGATGTTGATGTGGATCTGATTGTCACCGATTGGAATATGCCTGAAATGAATGGTGAAAAAATGGTTGTTGAATTACGGGGCAATCCCAAATATAAAGATATACCAATTCTGATGGTGACCACCAGGGGAATGAAGGAGGACGTGATCACTGCAGTGAAAATTGGGGTGAACGGCTATATGGTGAAACCATTTACTCCCGAAATATTAAAGAAGAAAATCAACGATATTCTTAGCAAGTAG
- a CDS encoding FapA family protein codes for MTVFRTDGITIHVSIDEMTALLSISVRGDDFPSLAVVESALQEAEVVVGVNTGILKKLVSDRKSIHELNIAQGLAASDPIPDELVWKIDIATKHRPNISVDGKADFKQLKQFEVVSKGDQIVKLVPGVPGQPKTTVTGKIIEGPANIEPLVIPAGKNTQLSKNGLTLCAAIDGVAMLKRGKVVVDNVFHIHGDVDFNTGNVKYQGTVMIGGDVRSGFRVEATDSIIIKGSVEAAEIYSKNGSIVIENGVLGRGRARILAGDDLICGFIQDVTASIKNDVVIKHYAINSHITSGGKILLNENEGLIRGGKTIAEKGIELLEAGSDQNILTEMALTRSDMDGEQSKLWQSKIDLAEEYRYLDSLKKRLEFLELLQQRLNTISEERAAEIAKIHGEITAAENQIEMTTEKCEKLVKEAMGQSPEYAVKIKKCLHPKVTVTIGHKKYYSTSIKGGVCIYRQGDEMLVESLN; via the coding sequence ATGACTGTATTTAGAACAGATGGCATAACGATACACGTTTCAATAGATGAGATGACCGCACTACTATCTATTAGTGTAAGGGGTGATGATTTTCCCTCGCTGGCAGTTGTTGAATCAGCTTTGCAGGAAGCAGAGGTCGTGGTGGGAGTCAACACAGGTATACTGAAAAAACTGGTTTCTGACAGAAAATCCATACATGAACTTAATATTGCTCAAGGTCTTGCCGCAAGTGACCCCATACCGGATGAATTGGTCTGGAAAATAGATATTGCAACGAAACATCGTCCGAATATCAGTGTAGATGGAAAAGCGGATTTCAAACAGTTGAAGCAATTTGAAGTTGTAAGTAAAGGTGACCAAATTGTAAAGCTGGTTCCCGGTGTCCCAGGTCAACCGAAAACCACTGTCACAGGAAAAATAATTGAGGGACCAGCAAATATCGAACCTCTGGTCATTCCGGCCGGGAAGAATACCCAGCTTTCTAAAAATGGGTTAACTCTCTGTGCCGCTATTGATGGTGTAGCGATGCTTAAAAGAGGAAAAGTTGTTGTAGATAATGTGTTTCATATCCATGGTGATGTCGATTTCAACACCGGTAATGTGAAATACCAGGGAACGGTAATGATCGGCGGCGATGTTCGGTCTGGATTTAGGGTAGAGGCAACGGATTCGATAATTATTAAAGGCAGTGTTGAAGCAGCCGAGATCTATTCAAAAAATGGCAGTATTGTGATCGAGAATGGTGTTTTGGGCCGTGGTCGGGCCAGGATACTTGCCGGAGATGATCTGATCTGCGGATTTATCCAGGATGTCACAGCCAGTATTAAAAATGATGTGGTAATAAAACACTATGCCATTAATTCTCATATTACATCAGGTGGTAAAATTCTATTAAACGAAAATGAGGGTTTGATTCGAGGTGGAAAAACAATTGCTGAGAAGGGGATTGAACTCCTTGAAGCAGGATCAGATCAAAATATTCTGACTGAAATGGCTCTCACACGAAGTGATATGGATGGAGAACAATCCAAGCTTTGGCAGAGTAAGATCGATCTTGCTGAAGAGTACCGCTATCTGGATTCGTTGAAGAAGAGATTAGAATTTCTGGAATTATTACAGCAGCGTCTCAATACTATATCTGAGGAACGAGCGGCGGAAATAGCAAAAATACATGGGGAGATCACCGCAGCCGAAAATCAAATCGAGATGACAACCGAAAAGTGTGAGAAACTCGTTAAAGAAGCCATGGGGCAATCACCTGAATACGCAGTGAAGATCAAGAAATGTTTACATCCTAAGGTGACAGTAACCATTGGACATAAAAAATATTATAGCACAAGTATTAAGGGCGGTGTGTGCATTTATCGCCAGGGTGATGAAATGCTTGTTGAGTCTCTGAATTAG
- a CDS encoding response regulator, whose product MEKNKISILIVDDEEMIVTILINFLSEKGYAVTGINDPEEALELLKRSSFDIVFTDLMMPQINGMELVKEIRQQENDTQIIIFTGYASVDSAIDAVQQGVYDYIKKPFRLEDIDKILTHAIEKLTLKRENETLHNEVKSMLSQITMLYDISNILYQVREQKYAVEMLFDTMAESMHIHTALLCEPENDVQKFGVTYTTVGAKSMKNSLNFNANAIFNGKVLSNENITILPDVGAKLKIDDNDVDLPDACRQIIFIPIKYQGLLQGYLVIVEHKDHVYPFTDELTLLKILATQIAPIIGSRQGRSKRNLESNDVEPIRALDDLINAELGLSDISDTPVSFAMTRLIATGMSEEEADFSLLRVNWRNLIADQLGPDKRLYWAGYDTLMIMAVGGNPVGLDHHLANVRNEMESGRMRSKSKTDLSMTHAILTYPFDADSAKKITAKLSSCLFNDVRKVKYSG is encoded by the coding sequence ATGGAAAAAAATAAGATCTCAATATTGATCGTTGATGATGAAGAGATGATTGTGACAATCCTCATCAATTTTCTTTCTGAAAAGGGTTACGCAGTCACTGGTATTAATGATCCTGAAGAAGCACTTGAATTATTGAAAAGGTCATCTTTTGATATTGTGTTTACTGATCTGATGATGCCGCAAATAAATGGGATGGAATTGGTAAAGGAAATCCGTCAACAGGAAAATGATACTCAAATTATTATTTTTACAGGCTATGCCTCAGTTGATTCAGCCATTGACGCAGTTCAACAGGGAGTATATGACTATATTAAAAAACCGTTTAGACTGGAAGATATTGATAAGATACTAACCCACGCAATTGAAAAACTGACCCTCAAACGAGAGAATGAGACTCTGCACAATGAAGTAAAGAGTATGCTTTCTCAGATCACTATGCTTTATGATATCAGCAATATATTGTACCAGGTGAGAGAACAGAAATATGCAGTTGAGATGCTATTTGACACGATGGCTGAAAGTATGCATATCCACACCGCGTTGCTCTGTGAACCTGAAAATGATGTGCAGAAATTTGGGGTTACTTATACTACTGTTGGTGCCAAAAGTATGAAAAATAGTTTAAATTTTAATGCTAATGCTATCTTTAATGGAAAAGTTCTGTCGAATGAGAATATAACCATCCTCCCTGATGTAGGAGCCAAGCTCAAGATTGATGACAATGATGTTGATCTTCCCGATGCATGCCGACAGATTATCTTTATTCCTATTAAATACCAGGGGTTATTGCAGGGATATCTGGTTATCGTGGAACACAAGGATCACGTCTATCCCTTTACGGATGAATTGACTCTTTTGAAGATACTGGCAACTCAGATAGCCCCTATCATTGGGTCTCGTCAAGGGCGCTCAAAGAGAAACCTTGAAAGTAATGATGTAGAACCTATTCGGGCACTTGACGATCTGATCAATGCCGAACTTGGGTTGAGTGATATCTCAGATACACCCGTGAGCTTTGCCATGACCCGTTTAATTGCGACGGGGATGTCGGAAGAGGAAGCAGATTTCTCATTGTTGAGAGTAAACTGGCGGAACCTGATCGCTGATCAATTGGGTCCGGATAAACGGCTATATTGGGCAGGCTATGATACGCTGATGATCATGGCTGTAGGTGGAAATCCAGTTGGACTCGACCATCACCTGGCCAACGTCCGCAATGAAATGGAGAGTGGTAGGATGAGGTCAAAATCAAAAACAGACTTGAGTATGACCCATGCTATCTTAACCTACCCATTTGATGCAGATTCTGCAAAAAAGATTACAGCTAAACTCAGCTCATGCTTGTTTAACGATGTTAGAAAAGTGAAATATTCAGGGTAG
- a CDS encoding response regulator: MTQEQSPLTILLVDDDKTIVDIFKYGLSEHGYEVHTAFTVSEALRVANAIRIDCLLSDIQLPGRDGITLNAIIREMYPDVISILMTGYPGISSAIKGLRQNIHDYLIKPFSVEQVIASIERAIKNDNLQKTNVSCLQKISELEEELEALKKQLSEIDSKGKDESQELIRKTVDHARAHKSYLEQQGRLKQ; encoded by the coding sequence ATGACACAAGAGCAAAGCCCTTTAACTATCCTGTTGGTCGATGATGATAAGACAATTGTTGATATTTTCAAATATGGATTAAGTGAGCACGGGTATGAGGTCCACACTGCCTTTACTGTTTCTGAAGCTCTCCGAGTTGCCAATGCCATCAGAATTGATTGTCTTTTATCGGATATCCAATTACCCGGTCGGGATGGGATCACCCTGAATGCGATCATCAGGGAGATGTATCCTGATGTGATCAGTATTCTGATGACCGGTTACCCGGGAATCAGTAGTGCTATTAAAGGGTTAAGACAGAATATTCACGACTATTTGATCAAACCATTTTCTGTCGAACAGGTCATTGCTTCAATTGAACGAGCGATCAAGAATGATAACTTGCAGAAAACCAATGTCAGTTGTCTTCAGAAAATATCTGAACTTGAAGAAGAGTTAGAGGCATTGAAAAAACAACTTTCAGAAATAGATTCCAAAGGGAAAGATGAGAGCCAGGAGCTGATAAGGAAAACTGTTGATCATGCCCGTGCTCATAAATCTTACCTGGAACAGCAGGGCCGATTAAAACAATAA
- a CDS encoding sigma-54 dependent transcriptional regulator — MKKILVVDDDLSLRTILNETLSTSGFNVEIAKDAKAALELLSENQFDLVISDLMMPGMTGVEFMVAARNIYENLGFLIITAYGTVETAVDALHKGAFDFITKPFSISQIESRVTRYFDYQELKAENKALKRKLSDDRKYTKLVGQSPEMERVFSQISIVARSDAAVFIQGESGTGKELIAQSIHEGSDRSDKPFLKINCSAIPESLFESTLFGHEKGSFTNAIKMHKGLFEEADGGTLLLDEISEIPTTMQAKLLRVLQNRTITRVGNTQELDVDVRVIATSNQDIDKLIKEGYFRSDLYYRLNVFPIIVPPLRMRNSDIPLLIDHFLGKFKIKYRFEHKEVSAETLKLISKEDWPGNVRQLENIIERAVLYSGEDERIAIEHFNLEAEILKADDASSIKAVTTIAEMEKQMIHNALKRTTNNRTQAADLLGISVRTLRNKLHLYDEMGKGMLKYE; from the coding sequence ATGAAAAAAATTCTCGTAGTTGATGATGACCTAAGTCTCAGAACGATTCTGAACGAAACGCTCTCTACTTCAGGATTTAATGTGGAAATAGCGAAGGATGCTAAAGCAGCCCTTGAACTATTATCAGAAAACCAATTTGACCTGGTGATATCAGATCTCATGATGCCTGGCATGACAGGTGTTGAATTTATGGTTGCAGCTCGAAATATTTATGAAAATCTGGGATTCTTGATCATCACAGCCTATGGTACAGTTGAAACTGCGGTTGATGCTTTGCATAAAGGTGCTTTCGATTTTATAACCAAACCCTTCTCAATATCACAGATAGAGTCTCGGGTTACTCGCTATTTTGATTATCAGGAATTAAAAGCTGAGAATAAAGCGCTAAAACGTAAACTCTCAGATGATAGGAAGTACACAAAATTGGTTGGTCAAAGTCCTGAAATGGAGCGGGTTTTCAGTCAGATCAGCATTGTAGCACGAAGCGATGCAGCTGTTTTTATTCAAGGTGAAAGTGGAACAGGAAAAGAACTGATCGCGCAATCTATTCATGAGGGGAGTGATCGATCAGATAAACCATTTTTAAAGATCAACTGCTCGGCAATTCCTGAGTCTTTGTTTGAAAGCACCTTATTTGGACATGAGAAGGGTTCATTCACCAATGCGATCAAAATGCATAAAGGACTTTTTGAAGAAGCTGATGGGGGGACTCTGCTATTAGATGAGATCAGTGAAATTCCGACTACGATGCAGGCAAAGCTATTGCGTGTACTGCAAAATCGCACGATCACCAGAGTTGGGAATACTCAGGAACTGGATGTCGATGTGCGGGTGATCGCAACTTCAAACCAAGACATCGATAAGCTGATCAAAGAGGGCTATTTTCGGTCAGACTTATATTATCGTTTAAATGTTTTTCCAATCATAGTGCCACCGTTGCGGATGAGAAATTCTGACATTCCTCTTTTGATAGACCACTTCCTGGGGAAGTTTAAGATTAAATATCGCTTTGAACACAAAGAGGTATCTGCTGAAACCTTGAAATTAATATCAAAGGAAGACTGGCCCGGAAATGTTCGCCAACTCGAAAATATTATTGAACGTGCGGTCCTCTATTCGGGAGAAGATGAGCGAATTGCCATAGAACACTTTAATCTTGAGGCTGAGATATTGAAAGCCGATGATGCAAGTTCCATTAAGGCTGTTACAACAATCGCAGAGATGGAAAAGCAGATGATCCATAATGCATTGAAGCGAACAACGAATAATCGTACTCAGGCAGCTGATCTGCTTGGCATAAGTGTGCGAACCCTGCGTAATAAACTGCATCTATACGATGAAATGGGTAAGGGTATGCTGAAATATGAGTAA
- the flgC gene encoding flagellar basal body rod protein FlgC: METQGIFSALRKTYSGISSQMKRLEVISENIANAEALPDKQGKLYQRKVALIKGSHDAENKQFGAKMALKLNRSSNKHLGTGSKSASQGIISATPQNTYDVVEVKGEKIIHDPTHPRADENGYVKMPNVNVIEEMVDLMATSRAYEANITVLNAAKSMAKRTFQI; the protein is encoded by the coding sequence ATGGAAACACAAGGCATTTTTTCAGCACTCAGGAAAACCTATAGTGGTATTTCCTCTCAGATGAAGCGCCTGGAAGTGATTTCAGAAAACATCGCCAATGCTGAGGCGCTTCCAGATAAACAGGGTAAACTCTATCAACGAAAAGTGGCTCTGATCAAAGGTTCTCACGATGCTGAAAATAAGCAATTTGGGGCAAAAATGGCATTAAAGCTAAACCGCTCAAGTAATAAACATTTGGGAACTGGATCTAAGTCTGCTTCCCAGGGCATCATTTCCGCTACTCCACAAAACACTTACGATGTTGTTGAGGTTAAAGGCGAGAAGATCATTCATGACCCGACTCATCCGCGAGCAGACGAGAATGGCTACGTAAAAATGCCCAATGTAAATGTAATTGAAGAAATGGTGGATCTCATGGCTACCAGCAGGGCTTATGAAGCCAATATTACCGTATTGAACGCCGCTAAAAGTATGGCCAAAAGAACTTTCCAGATCTGA
- a CDS encoding flagellar hook-basal body complex protein FliE, which translates to MTQIYDLIQSIQGTQPARKGADPLQNGEAPGVAQKSFGDTMTDFLEVVNGNSKAAAAQVTDVVQGNSDSLTQAMISMEESKLSFQLMIEIRSKLLDSYQEISRMQV; encoded by the coding sequence ATGACTCAGATATATGATCTTATCCAATCGATTCAAGGAACACAACCAGCCAGAAAGGGTGCTGATCCATTACAAAATGGTGAAGCACCAGGAGTAGCGCAGAAGTCATTTGGCGACACAATGACAGATTTTCTTGAAGTTGTCAATGGTAATAGTAAAGCTGCTGCTGCCCAAGTAACAGATGTTGTTCAGGGGAATTCTGACAGCCTTACCCAGGCAATGATCAGTATGGAAGAATCCAAATTGAGTTTCCAATTGATGATAGAGATCAGGTCGAAGTTACTTGATTCATATCAAGAGATTTCACGGATGCAGGTATAA
- the fliF gene encoding flagellar basal-body MS-ring/collar protein FliF — MTQLFNLIGTIFRRYSPAQRAVLAVVFVLLFSITISLVLWANRPEFVILYSDMDSKNASKILAELQGSKVRYEIEDNGATILVPKEKASELRLRFIEAGYVGQVVSGYELFDDQKLGMTSFMQQLNMRRALEGELTKTINQFPGVMNSRIHLVIPEGKLFEKGEDASASIVISLAPGRFIGESQVKGIAALVANSVEGLNSDAVVVVDTDGNLLTSGQGEEMVMGASGSQWDLRHNIERKLEKKIEHLLEGVVGPQNAMVEVSVEMNFEKLERTQELFDPENVVVVSEERHSESSVNLDTTNNINNSNENENVVTNYELNKTVEHYVANTGVVIRQTVAVLINGTYQDGEDPAGKKIREYVPRSKQEVAQIKTLVQSAVGYSEDRGDVIEVQNIQFDKSMIEEDKVYFESIAQKEMQASLINKGLMALGLLVAFFVVRGLLKSVSNEIELPVLLGGSTEQTMLQGSNVVQGLPQQGQATDPTIVGSQSAPEPTVNYDSDAFMAKLSLEAQAKLKAKDKMTSEVVEYSKENPEDTAKLLRTWMAPTVGSK; from the coding sequence ATGACCCAATTGTTTAATCTGATCGGTACCATTTTTAGACGTTACAGCCCTGCCCAACGGGCGGTTCTGGCCGTGGTATTTGTTTTACTGTTTTCCATCACTATTTCTTTGGTCTTGTGGGCTAATCGTCCCGAATTCGTAATTCTATATTCAGATATGGATTCGAAAAATGCCAGTAAGATCCTGGCCGAGTTGCAGGGAAGCAAGGTACGCTATGAGATAGAAGATAATGGGGCAACTATTCTGGTTCCCAAGGAAAAGGCTTCGGAACTGCGCTTGAGATTTATTGAGGCTGGGTATGTCGGTCAAGTTGTCTCAGGTTATGAATTATTTGATGATCAAAAGTTGGGAATGACCAGCTTTATGCAGCAGCTGAACATGCGTAGGGCCCTTGAGGGTGAATTGACCAAGACTATCAATCAGTTCCCAGGAGTTATGAACAGTCGGATCCATCTGGTAATCCCTGAGGGGAAGCTCTTTGAAAAAGGGGAAGATGCATCTGCTTCTATCGTTATAAGCTTGGCACCGGGGAGATTTATAGGCGAAAGTCAGGTAAAGGGAATTGCAGCGTTAGTAGCCAATAGCGTTGAAGGTTTGAATTCAGATGCAGTGGTGGTTGTAGATACTGATGGCAACCTGCTTACCAGTGGACAGGGTGAAGAAATGGTCATGGGGGCTTCAGGAAGTCAGTGGGATCTTCGCCATAATATTGAGAGAAAGCTTGAGAAGAAGATCGAACACCTGCTGGAAGGTGTTGTTGGTCCTCAAAATGCAATGGTAGAAGTCTCAGTTGAGATGAATTTTGAGAAATTGGAAAGAACTCAAGAACTATTTGATCCCGAAAATGTGGTTGTGGTGAGCGAGGAAAGACATTCAGAATCATCAGTAAATCTCGACACAACCAATAATATCAATAATAGCAATGAAAATGAAAATGTGGTCACCAATTATGAGCTGAACAAAACCGTTGAACATTACGTTGCGAATACTGGTGTGGTGATCAGACAAACAGTGGCAGTACTGATAAATGGGACTTACCAGGATGGTGAGGATCCTGCAGGTAAAAAGATTCGCGAGTACGTTCCCAGGAGCAAACAGGAAGTGGCTCAGATCAAAACTCTGGTGCAAAGTGCTGTAGGTTATAGCGAAGATCGTGGTGATGTCATCGAGGTCCAGAATATCCAATTCGATAAAAGCATGATCGAAGAGGATAAAGTATATTTTGAATCTATTGCGCAAAAAGAAATGCAAGCGAGTTTGATCAATAAAGGTCTTATGGCTTTAGGTCTGTTAGTGGCGTTCTTTGTGGTGAGAGGACTATTAAAATCAGTCAGCAATGAAATAGAATTACCAGTCCTTTTAGGGGGCTCGACAGAACAAACCATGCTCCAGGGTTCCAATGTTGTCCAGGGTTTACCCCAGCAGGGCCAAGCAACGGATCCCACAATCGTGGGTTCTCAGTCGGCCCCAGAACCGACTGTTAATTACGATTCAGATGCCTTTATGGCAAAACTCTCACTTGAAGCCCAGGCTAAGCTGAAGGCAAAAGATAAAATGACCTCTGAAGTGGTTGAGTATTCAAAGGAAAATCCTGAGGATACGGCAAAGCTACTCCGGACATGGATGGCACCTACTGTTGGATCCAAATAA
- the fliG gene encoding flagellar motor switch protein FliG, whose product MTKENQKSKNPPGDHLKSLQKAALILIAMGVANAAAVMKHLADKEIEKISVEIALLQNVPAEVLSAVIEEFYQLMQANDFIVQGGLNYAKSVLESAYGHKRAEEILKRVEATTEVSAFYLLQTVDDKQLLNFLQNEHPQTAALILANLKAAQAANIMSELPQENQSEIAFRLATMEKTSPELIEEIETVLREQIGTVFGGDLSTTGGAEAVAEILNSASRSAEKNILDSFKERDADLFDEIASLMFLFEDINKLPDAAVQNIVKNIDSNTMALALKATSENLKEKIFRNMSERAADMLKDELQYLGPVRVRDVESAQKEILDIVRQLEEDGEITIGRGEEEEVIE is encoded by the coding sequence ATGACTAAAGAAAATCAGAAAAGCAAAAATCCGCCTGGAGACCATCTAAAAAGTCTCCAAAAGGCAGCATTGATCTTGATCGCCATGGGCGTGGCCAACGCAGCTGCCGTGATGAAGCACTTAGCGGATAAAGAAATTGAGAAGATCTCAGTGGAGATCGCACTTCTTCAGAATGTGCCTGCCGAAGTACTATCGGCTGTCATTGAAGAATTCTATCAATTGATGCAGGCCAATGATTTTATAGTTCAAGGTGGTCTTAATTACGCCAAGAGCGTCTTGGAGTCTGCCTATGGTCATAAACGGGCTGAAGAAATCCTCAAACGGGTTGAGGCAACCACTGAAGTGAGTGCCTTCTACCTTTTGCAGACTGTGGATGACAAACAATTACTCAACTTTTTGCAGAATGAACACCCCCAAACGGCAGCGCTTATTCTGGCCAACCTGAAAGCGGCCCAGGCCGCCAATATCATGTCTGAACTTCCTCAGGAGAATCAGAGTGAGATCGCTTTCCGCCTAGCTACCATGGAAAAGACCTCACCTGAATTGATCGAGGAAATTGAGACTGTGCTCAGGGAACAGATCGGAACTGTGTTTGGCGGTGACCTCAGTACTACAGGCGGGGCTGAAGCTGTGGCTGAAATACTAAATTCAGCAAGTCGCTCGGCTGAAAAGAATATTCTCGATTCCTTCAAGGAGCGGGATGCAGATCTATTCGATGAGATCGCCAGTCTCATGTTCCTTTTTGAAGATATTAATAAGCTACCTGATGCGGCAGTTCAGAACATTGTCAAGAACATAGATTCCAATACAATGGCACTTGCACTGAAAGCAACCAGCGAAAATCTGAAAGAAAAGATCTTCAGAAATATGTCTGAACGAGCTGCAGATATGCTTAAAGACGAACTCCAATATCTGGGACCTGTTCGTGTTCGCGATGTTGAAAGTGCCCAGAAAGAGATACTCGATATCGTACGCCAACTGGAAGAAGATGGAGAGATCACTATCGGTCGTGGAGAAGAAGAAGAGGTTATTGAGTAA